The following proteins are encoded in a genomic region of Leptospira langatensis:
- a CDS encoding HAMP domain-containing protein: MRSPKTTETIDKESLNPKQLLEVLTALKRGDLSKRMPVDQTGIAGKIADLLNDIIDQNDRMVKEFERISNEVGQEGKISQRISGVSASGSWGASMNSINLLIGNLVQPNTEVMRVIGAVAGGDLSQNMSLEIEGRPLKGEFLRTAKIVNIMVDQLNSFASEVTRVAREVGTEGKLGGQADVRGVAGTWKDLTDSVNSMASNLTGQVRDIAEVTKAVATGDLSKKITVDVKGEILELKNTINTMVDQLNSFASEVTRVAREVGTEGKLGGQADVRGVAGTWKDLTDSVNSMASNLTGQVRNIADVTTAVARGDLSKKITVDVKGEILELKDTINTMVDQLNSFASEVTRVAREVGTEGKLGGQADVRGVAGTWKDLTDSVNSMASNLTGQVRNIADVTTAVATGDLSKKITVDVKGEILELKDTINTMVDQLNSFASEVTRVAREVGTEGKLGGQADVRGVAGTWKDLTDSVNSMASNLTGQVRNIADVTTAVARGDLSKKITVDVKGEILELKNTINTMVDQLNSFASEVTRVAREVGTEGELGGQADVRGVAGTWKDLTDSVNSMASNLTGQVRNIAEVTTAVARGDLSKKITVDVKGEILELKDTINTMMDQLNSFASEVTRVAREVGTEGKLGGQADVRGVAGTWKDLTDSVNSMASNLTGQVRNIAEVTTAVARGDLSKKITVDVKGEISELKNTINTMVDQLNSFASEVTRVAREVGAEGKLGGQADVRGVAGTWKDLTDSVNFMAGNLTGQVRDIAEVTKAVATGDLSKKITVDVKGEILELKNTINTMVDQLNSFASEVTRVAREVGTEGKLGGQADVRGVAGTWKDLTDSVNSMASNLTGQVRNIAEVTTAVARGDLSKKITVDVKGEILELKDTINTMVDQLNSFASEVTRVAREVGTEGKLGGQANVRGVAGTWKDLTDSVNFMGSNLTDQVRNIAEVTTAVARGDLSKKITVDVKGEISELKNTINTMVDQLNSFASEVTRVAREVGTEGELGGQANVQGVAGTWKDLTDSVNFMANNLTTQVRGIAKVVTSVANGDLKKKLYLEAKGEIAELSDTINDMIDTLGLFGDQVTTVAREVGIEGKLGGQASVPGAAGLWRDLTDNVNQLASNLTTQVRAIAEVATAVTKGDLTRMVTVKAAGEVAALSDNINEMIRNLRETTRINTEQDWLKTNLAKFTRLLQGQRNLVNVSKLILSELAPLVSAQHGAFFITENTEEGSELKLLVSYAYQERKNVSNRFLPGEGMVGQCFLEKERILVAQVPSDYIKISSALGEAAPLNIVVLPVLFEGEVKAVVELASFSNFTPIHLSFLDQLTESIGIVLNTIAAGMRTEELLIQSQTLTEELQGRQEELTKTNERLEEQANSLQASEELLKDQREELQDKNEELEEKARQLAKKNHEVERKNEEVEQARHSLEEKARQLALTSRYKSEFLANMSHELRTPLNNMLILSRLLYENENRKLSSKEIEYAKTIHSSGNDLLQLINDILDLSKIESGKMSVDLDSVSIRELAEYLDRSFKESARNKDLKFHVEINPDLPPRMTTDLQRLQQILQNLLSNAFKFTHKGEVRLKIDPAVSGWSEEHRILNRAGNAIAFSVIDTGIGIPPEKQSLIFEAFRQADGSTSRKYGGTGLGLSISKEITRLLGGELRLESKPDEGSTFTLYLPLVYIPTDESQIDQDQVKWEETEQIEMSAPFSRIFSDSYVWNKPRTSKKVIEEEIPNEFDEKILIIEDDEVFGRRLMDSARTNGFKSVVALDGKTGISVLQDTDVQAVLLDLQLTDMDGWLILNWLKRNSRFRHIPVQVFSSENDWKRSLSTGAISHFTKPVQNASLDEAFIKIRNYLNKEQKKLLLTGLNEEQRKTLEEHLTYRDLSILEASSGSETLETLKKENVDCICIGSHLSDMSFVDLASEMANSGFYKVPIVLYSDSALDAIDSEKLDQLNELNIIKFADTLQKSLDEVQIFLHEPNDVETFKEGDSGAFSGGDDELLQGHRVLIVDDDIRNIFALTSLLEQHKMRILYAENAREGIELLRNNSDIEIVLMDVMMPDMDGYEAMKTIRSMPEFANLPILALTAKAMKGDREKCIEAGATEYITKPVSVDHLLSLLRVLLCR, encoded by the coding sequence ATGAGAAGCCCAAAAACTACTGAGACGATCGATAAAGAATCCTTAAATCCAAAACAACTCTTAGAGGTGTTAACCGCTTTAAAGAGAGGCGATCTATCGAAACGGATGCCGGTGGATCAAACTGGGATCGCGGGAAAGATCGCAGACTTATTAAACGATATCATTGACCAAAACGATCGAATGGTGAAGGAGTTCGAGCGCATCAGTAATGAGGTAGGGCAAGAAGGAAAAATCTCCCAAAGGATCAGCGGCGTTTCCGCTAGCGGTTCTTGGGGGGCGAGTATGAATTCGATCAACTTGCTGATCGGAAACCTCGTGCAGCCGAATACGGAAGTAATGAGAGTGATCGGAGCCGTAGCAGGCGGGGACCTTTCTCAAAACATGTCCTTAGAGATAGAAGGTCGTCCCCTGAAAGGAGAATTTTTACGCACGGCTAAGATCGTAAATATCATGGTGGACCAGTTGAATTCCTTTGCTTCTGAGGTAACTCGGGTTGCCCGGGAAGTAGGAACAGAAGGAAAGCTCGGAGGTCAGGCGGACGTTCGAGGAGTTGCGGGCACTTGGAAGGACTTAACGGATAGTGTGAACTCAATGGCGTCTAACTTGACTGGGCAGGTGAGGGACATTGCGGAAGTTACGAAGGCTGTGGCAACCGGTGACTTATCCAAGAAGATCACAGTGGATGTGAAGGGAGAGATCCTAGAGCTAAAGAATACGATCAACACGATGGTGGACCAGTTGAATTCCTTTGCTTCTGAGGTAACTCGGGTTGCTAGGGAAGTGGGAACAGAAGGAAAGCTTGGGGGACAAGCAGACGTTCGAGGAGTTGCGGGAACTTGGAAGGACTTAACGGATAGTGTGAACTCGATGGCATCCAACCTGACTGGTCAGGTGCGGAACATTGCGGATGTAACGACTGCGGTGGCGCGAGGGGACTTATCTAAGAAGATCACAGTGGATGTGAAGGGAGAGATCCTCGAACTCAAAGACACGATCAACACGATGGTGGATCAGTTGAACTCCTTTGCTTCTGAGGTAACTCGGGTTGCTAGGGAAGTGGGAACAGAAGGAAAGCTTGGGGGACAAGCAGACGTTCGAGGAGTTGCGGGAACTTGGAAGGACTTAACAGATAGTGTAAACTCCATGGCATCCAACCTGACAGGTCAGGTGCGAAATATTGCGGATGTAACGACTGCAGTGGCTACCGGTGACTTATCCAAGAAGATCACAGTGGATGTAAAAGGAGAGATCCTAGAACTCAAAGATACCATCAACACGATGGTGGATCAGCTAAACTCGTTTGCTTCTGAGGTAACTCGGGTTGCCCGGGAAGTGGGAACGGAAGGAAAATTGGGAGGTCAAGCGGACGTTCGAGGAGTTGCCGGAACTTGGAAAGACTTAACAGATAGCGTGAACTCCATGGCATCCAACTTAACGGGTCAGGTGCGAAATATTGCAGATGTAACCACTGCGGTAGCCCGCGGGGACTTATCTAAGAAGATCACAGTGGACGTGAAAGGAGAGATCCTAGAGTTAAAGAACACCATCAACACGATGGTGGATCAGTTGAACTCCTTCGCTTCTGAGGTAACAAGGGTTGCCCGGGAAGTGGGAACGGAAGGTGAGCTAGGCGGACAAGCGGACGTTCGAGGAGTTGCCGGTACTTGGAAGGACTTAACGGATAGTGTGAACTCCATGGCATCTAACCTGACAGGTCAGGTGCGGAACATCGCAGAAGTAACGACTGCGGTAGCTCGCGGTGACTTATCTAAGAAGATCACAGTGGATGTGAAGGGAGAGATCCTGGAGCTCAAAGATACCATCAACACGATGATGGACCAGTTGAACTCATTCGCTTCTGAGGTAACTCGGGTTGCTAGGGAAGTGGGAACGGAAGGAAAACTCGGAGGCCAAGCAGACGTTCGAGGAGTTGCGGGAACTTGGAAGGACTTAACGGATAGTGTAAACTCCATGGCCTCCAACCTGACTGGTCAGGTGCGAAATATTGCAGAAGTAACGACTGCGGTAGCTCGAGGTGACTTATCCAAGAAGATCACAGTGGATGTAAAGGGAGAGATCTCGGAGTTAAAGAACACGATCAACACGATGGTGGATCAGCTAAACTCATTTGCTTCTGAGGTAACAAGGGTTGCCCGGGAAGTGGGGGCCGAAGGAAAGCTTGGCGGACAAGCGGACGTTCGGGGAGTTGCCGGAACTTGGAAGGACTTAACGGATAGTGTGAACTTCATGGCAGGGAACCTCACGGGCCAGGTGCGGGACATTGCGGAAGTTACGAAGGCAGTGGCAACCGGTGACTTATCCAAGAAGATCACGGTGGACGTGAAAGGAGAGATCCTAGAGTTAAAGAACACGATCAACACGATGGTGGACCAGTTGAACTCATTCGCTTCTGAGGTAACTCGGGTTGCTAGGGAAGTGGGAACGGAAGGAAAACTCGGAGGCCAAGCAGACGTTCGAGGAGTTGCAGGAACTTGGAAGGACTTAACGGATAGTGTGAACTCGATGGCATCTAACCTGACTGGTCAGGTGCGGAACATTGCAGAAGTAACGACTGCGGTAGCTCGAGGTGACTTATCTAAGAAGATCACAGTGGACGTGAAGGGAGAGATCCTGGAGCTCAAAGATACCATCAACACGATGGTGGATCAGTTGAACTCATTCGCTTCTGAGGTAACGAGGGTTGCCCGGGAAGTGGGAACAGAAGGAAAGCTTGGGGGACAGGCCAACGTTCGAGGAGTTGCGGGAACTTGGAAGGACCTAACAGATAGTGTAAACTTCATGGGTTCGAATCTTACGGACCAGGTGCGAAATATTGCAGAAGTAACAACTGCGGTAGCTCGAGGTGACTTATCTAAGAAGATCACAGTGGATGTAAAGGGAGAGATCTCGGAGTTAAAGAACACGATCAACACGATGGTGGATCAGTTGAACTCGTTTGCTTCTGAGGTAACAAGGGTTGCCCGGGAAGTGGGAACGGAAGGTGAGTTAGGTGGACAGGCAAACGTGCAAGGGGTCGCGGGTACATGGAAGGACTTAACGGATAGTGTAAACTTCATGGCGAATAACCTGACCACTCAGGTAAGGGGGATCGCGAAAGTGGTAACCTCCGTTGCAAACGGGGACTTAAAGAAAAAATTATACTTAGAAGCAAAGGGAGAGATCGCAGAGCTCTCCGATACGATCAACGACATGATCGATACACTTGGACTCTTCGGAGACCAGGTGACTACGGTTGCAAGAGAGGTAGGGATCGAAGGAAAACTGGGAGGACAGGCTAGTGTTCCTGGTGCGGCCGGTCTATGGCGAGATCTTACGGATAACGTGAACCAGTTGGCGAGTAACCTGACTACTCAGGTGCGCGCGATCGCAGAAGTTGCAACTGCGGTGACCAAAGGGGACTTGACCCGAATGGTTACAGTGAAGGCTGCAGGAGAGGTCGCCGCTTTATCCGACAACATCAACGAGATGATCCGGAATCTAAGAGAGACCACTCGGATCAATACCGAGCAAGACTGGTTGAAGACCAACCTTGCAAAATTCACCAGGTTATTACAAGGACAGAGAAACCTTGTAAACGTGAGTAAGCTCATCTTATCCGAGCTTGCTCCTCTAGTTTCCGCTCAGCATGGAGCATTCTTCATTACCGAGAATACGGAAGAGGGGTCCGAGCTCAAACTTTTGGTCAGTTACGCCTACCAAGAAAGAAAGAATGTATCCAATCGATTCCTTCCGGGAGAAGGTATGGTGGGACAGTGTTTCTTGGAGAAGGAGAGGATCCTGGTCGCTCAGGTCCCTTCCGATTATATCAAGATCAGTTCCGCTTTAGGAGAAGCGGCACCCCTGAATATTGTAGTATTACCGGTGTTATTCGAAGGAGAGGTGAAGGCAGTAGTAGAGCTTGCTTCCTTCTCTAATTTTACTCCGATCCATTTGAGTTTCTTGGATCAGCTTACGGAAAGTATCGGGATCGTATTGAATACGATCGCTGCCGGTATGAGAACGGAAGAGCTTCTGATCCAATCCCAAACCCTGACCGAGGAATTACAGGGTAGACAAGAAGAATTGACCAAGACAAACGAACGCTTGGAAGAACAGGCGAATTCCTTGCAGGCTTCCGAGGAATTGTTAAAGGACCAGAGGGAAGAATTACAAGATAAGAACGAAGAGTTGGAAGAGAAAGCAAGGCAGCTTGCGAAGAAAAACCATGAGGTGGAGCGTAAGAACGAAGAAGTAGAACAGGCAAGACATTCCCTAGAGGAAAAGGCGAGACAGCTTGCCTTAACTTCCAGATATAAATCAGAATTCTTGGCGAACATGTCCCACGAGCTTAGGACTCCTTTGAACAATATGCTTATCCTATCCCGTCTTCTTTATGAGAACGAGAATAGGAAGCTATCCTCCAAAGAGATAGAATACGCCAAGACAATACATAGCTCCGGAAACGATCTGTTGCAGTTGATTAACGATATATTAGATCTTTCTAAAATTGAGTCCGGTAAGATGAGTGTGGATCTGGATTCGGTGTCCATTCGGGAATTGGCGGAATATCTGGATCGCTCCTTTAAGGAGAGCGCTAGGAATAAGGATCTGAAATTCCATGTGGAGATCAATCCGGATCTTCCTCCTAGGATGACGACGGATTTGCAAAGACTACAGCAGATCTTGCAGAACCTTCTCTCGAATGCATTCAAATTTACTCATAAAGGAGAGGTTCGATTGAAGATCGATCCCGCCGTTTCCGGTTGGAGCGAAGAGCATAGGATATTGAACCGAGCAGGTAATGCGATCGCATTCTCGGTGATCGATACAGGCATCGGGATACCTCCCGAAAAGCAAAGCCTGATCTTCGAGGCATTTAGGCAAGCCGACGGTAGCACTAGCCGAAAATACGGAGGGACTGGGCTTGGTCTTTCTATCAGCAAGGAGATTACTCGACTTCTAGGAGGAGAATTAAGGCTTGAAAGTAAACCTGATGAGGGTAGCACATTCACTCTTTATCTTCCTCTCGTTTATATTCCTACAGACGAATCTCAGATAGATCAAGATCAGGTAAAATGGGAAGAAACAGAACAGATAGAGATGTCTGCCCCCTTTTCTAGAATATTCAGCGATTCTTATGTATGGAATAAACCGAGGACTTCTAAGAAAGTGATCGAAGAAGAGATCCCGAACGAATTCGACGAGAAGATACTGATCATCGAAGACGATGAAGTATTCGGCAGAAGGCTTATGGATTCTGCGAGAACGAACGGATTTAAGAGTGTCGTCGCTTTAGATGGAAAGACCGGCATCTCAGTTCTGCAGGACACGGATGTGCAAGCCGTTCTGTTGGACCTCCAACTCACCGATATGGACGGATGGCTGATCTTAAATTGGCTGAAGAGAAACTCTAGGTTCAGGCATATTCCCGTCCAAGTATTCTCGAGCGAGAACGACTGGAAGAGAAGTCTCTCTACAGGCGCGATCTCTCATTTTACGAAGCCAGTCCAGAACGCTTCCTTGGATGAGGCATTCATTAAGATACGGAACTATCTGAATAAGGAACAGAAAAAACTTCTTCTAACCGGACTGAACGAAGAACAACGTAAGACATTGGAAGAGCATCTTACGTATAGGGACCTGAGCATTCTCGAGGCTTCTTCGGGAAGCGAGACCTTGGAGACGCTCAAAAAGGAAAATGTGGATTGTATCTGCATCGGATCCCATTTATCCGATATGTCTTTCGTTGATCTTGCTTCCGAAATGGCCAATTCAGGATTCTATAAGGTCCCGATCGTTCTTTATTCGGATTCTGCATTGGATGCGATAGATTCGGAAAAGTTGGATCAATTAAACGAATTGAATATTATAAAATTTGCGGATACTCTCCAGAAATCCTTGGATGAAGTGCAGATATTCCTGCATGAGCCGAACGATGTCGAGACGTTCAAAGAGGGAGATTCTGGTGCCTTCTCCGGAGGGGACGATGAACTGTTGCAGGGACATAGAGTGCTCATTGTGGACGACGATATCCGCAATATCTTTGCGCTCACGAGTCTGCTTGAGCAACACAAGATGAGGATCCTATATGCGGAGAATGCGCGGGAGGGGATCGAACTTCTCCGGAATAATTCGGATATAGAAATCGTTCTCATGGACGTAATGATGCCGGATATGGACGGTTATGAGGCCATGAAGACCATTCGTTCTATGCCGGAGTTTGCGAATCTTCCGATTCTCGCCTTAACGGCGAAAGCGATGAAGGGAGATCGCGAAAAATGCATAGAGGCAGGGGCTACCGAATATATTACAAAACCGGTAAGCGTGGATCATTTGCTTTCTCTTCTCAGGGTTCTACTGTGTAGGTGA
- a CDS encoding histidine kinase dimerization/phosphoacceptor domain -containing protein, which yields MKVNVLLVDDNPDNLQVMDHILDDPELNLVKAPSGEDALKVLLKEPEDFALIFMDVRMPGLDGFDAASIIRQREKCSRIPIIFLTAYGNNETGMFKGYSLGAVDFLVKPVAPEIIKSKVSVFVDLHKKNKILIMQEELLRQSHDELELRVEERTSELNRVNNELMMEITERKKAEEALKLSLREKEVLLREIHHRVKNNLQIVSSILSLQGNYITDRRSLEMFQDSQSRIKSIALIHELLYQNEDLAQTDFKEYLNSLVTNLLRTYRVNSKIHFEINADRVHLSLDTAIHCGLIVTELVTNSLKYGFKERAQGKISISIKMADDDYFLTVEDDGVGFPEEVDYRQTDSLGLQLVNTLAHQIDGNLSLDKSKGTKFTLVFRERSRVRR from the coding sequence ATGAAGGTTAATGTTCTGCTTGTGGACGATAATCCCGATAATTTGCAAGTAATGGATCATATCCTGGACGATCCGGAGTTGAATCTAGTCAAGGCTCCTTCGGGCGAGGACGCTCTTAAGGTACTTCTGAAAGAACCGGAAGACTTTGCACTCATCTTTATGGATGTGAGAATGCCTGGCTTGGACGGATTCGATGCTGCTTCTATTATCCGCCAAAGGGAGAAATGTTCCAGGATCCCGATCATTTTCCTGACTGCTTATGGGAATAACGAAACAGGGATGTTTAAAGGATATTCTCTCGGCGCAGTGGACTTTCTGGTAAAACCCGTGGCTCCGGAGATCATAAAATCCAAGGTTTCGGTATTTGTCGATCTTCATAAGAAAAACAAGATATTGATCATGCAGGAAGAGCTCTTAAGGCAAAGCCACGACGAGTTGGAACTGAGAGTAGAGGAGCGAACCTCCGAGTTGAATCGGGTCAACAATGAATTAATGATGGAGATCACGGAGAGAAAAAAGGCGGAGGAGGCTTTGAAGCTCTCCCTTCGGGAAAAAGAAGTTCTATTGAGAGAGATCCATCACCGAGTGAAGAATAATCTCCAGATCGTTTCGAGCATCCTAAGTCTCCAAGGAAATTATATCACTGACAGAAGATCCTTGGAAATGTTCCAAGACTCCCAATCCAGGATCAAGTCTATCGCGCTCATCCATGAACTTCTCTATCAAAACGAGGACTTGGCCCAAACCGATTTTAAGGAATATCTGAATAGCCTCGTAACGAATTTACTCAGGACATATCGGGTGAATTCTAAGATCCATTTCGAGATAAATGCGGACCGGGTCCATCTCAGTTTGGACACCGCCATTCATTGCGGGTTGATCGTAACGGAATTGGTTACGAACTCCCTGAAATACGGCTTTAAGGAAAGGGCCCAAGGTAAGATCTCCATATCGATCAAAATGGCCGACGACGATTACTTTTTAACCGTGGAGGACGATGGAGTAGGGTTTCCGGAGGAAGTGGATTATAGACAAACCGACTCCCTTGGGTTACAATTAGTGAATACACTGGCCCATCAAATTGACGGTAATCTATCTTTAGATAAGAGCAAGGGGACTAAATTTACCTTGGTCTTTAGGGAAAGGAGTCGTGTTCGGAGATGA
- a CDS encoding response regulator, whose product MITDQAKILIVEDENIVAKDIFNRLAGLGYSAIAIAATGNEALEKAILDKPDIILMDIMLSRGDYDGIETVQELADKADIPVIYLTAYADEASLIRSKTTRPYGYLLKPFQTKELQISIEIALNKHKMEKKRKSSRKLLSTVMKYVKDVIETSSKKVGA is encoded by the coding sequence ATGATAACGGATCAGGCAAAAATTCTGATCGTAGAGGATGAAAATATCGTCGCTAAAGATATTTTTAATCGACTTGCAGGCCTTGGATATTCTGCGATCGCGATCGCAGCAACCGGTAACGAGGCCCTTGAGAAAGCGATTCTGGATAAGCCTGATATAATACTCATGGATATCATGCTTTCTCGAGGAGATTACGATGGAATAGAGACCGTTCAAGAACTTGCGGACAAGGCGGACATTCCGGTTATCTATCTTACTGCTTATGCAGACGAAGCTTCCTTGATCCGAAGTAAAACTACTCGACCGTATGGTTATCTCCTTAAACCTTTTCAAACGAAAGAACTACAGATCTCCATAGAAATCGCATTAAATAAACATAAAATGGAGAAGAAGAGGAAATCCTCTCGTAAGCTCTTATCGACTGTCATGAAATATGTGAAAGACGTCATAGAAACTTCCTCCAAAAAGGTGGGAGCATGA
- a CDS encoding ATP-binding response regulator → MKNTRILIVEDEGLVAQDLKQRLIRMGYPEPSIASTGEVAVKQAVSLQPDLILMDIILENGYLDGVDAARRIRKFLDVPIIYLTASSDAQTIQRAKLTEPNAYILKPFQTRELQIIIELILYKYQIDHELMEEDRIISDELRNLEEGIIASNSLGNISFMNPAAERMTGWMEEDALGKPLEEVLKVKKMAEEADFQLEEVSETNQKVPSHGLLVSKNGLTTEVLTVTKTLPEIQEVDVDHILVIRDLVKR, encoded by the coding sequence ATGAAGAATACGAGAATACTCATCGTTGAAGACGAGGGATTGGTCGCTCAGGATCTAAAGCAGCGTTTGATCCGAATGGGCTATCCTGAACCGAGCATCGCCTCTACAGGAGAAGTTGCTGTTAAACAGGCAGTTTCTCTCCAGCCGGATCTTATATTGATGGATATTATCCTAGAGAACGGATATTTGGACGGAGTCGATGCTGCCAGAAGGATTAGAAAGTTCTTAGATGTCCCTATCATCTATCTGACAGCTTCTTCTGACGCGCAAACGATACAAAGAGCCAAGCTGACCGAGCCGAACGCTTATATCCTAAAGCCTTTCCAGACACGCGAATTACAGATCATTATCGAATTGATCCTGTACAAATATCAGATCGACCATGAACTGATGGAAGAGGACCGGATCATTTCGGATGAACTAAGAAATTTGGAAGAAGGAATTATCGCCTCGAATTCGCTCGGAAATATCTCTTTCATGAACCCTGCCGCAGAAAGAATGACTGGCTGGATGGAAGAAGACGCGCTCGGGAAGCCACTCGAAGAAGTATTGAAGGTCAAAAAAATGGCAGAGGAGGCGGATTTCCAATTGGAGGAAGTTTCCGAAACGAATCAAAAGGTTCCTTCTCATGGATTGCTCGTTTCTAAGAATGGTTTGACCACTGAGGTGCTTACGGTCACTAAGACCTTGCCCGAAATCCAAGAAGTGGATGTGGACCATATCTTGGTGATTCGGGACTTAGTGAAGAGATAA
- a CDS encoding TonB-dependent receptor: MKRPIFRYLGMLIVAYSLSEIRSPLLAQDPYEQEDKNKKTDTEKQKQEFTKKLSEYKPDAIIIRDRRSNLIGLASSASEGVVGSDQIRTRPILRAGEVAELIPGVIVTQHSGGGKANQFFLRGFNLDHGTDLATSVDGMPVNNPSHAHGQGYTDLNFLIPELVEQMQYKKGVYYADQGDFASAGAFNISYFKALSKGIANVEGGSLGYARALLAKSYKLGPGDLLYAVESSHNDGPWTIPDNFRKANGVISYSVGDKRKGISLSGMGYRGSWHSTDQIPKRAVAEGKDPFDPNSDGLGRFDSVDKTDGGWSNRASLNLEAHHNDKSHEAKIQIYGIYYDLRLFSNNTYYLDDHERGDQHEQMDRRTVLGSKSSYKSVHEIFGLKMEDTVGLQIRRDYIFDGLFHTQSRARLEKLKEDNIIQLSTGAYYENKIQWAKKFRTVLGLRGDSYDFKVDDLETFISSRRIASIYSPKGSFIFGPWNKTEFYISAGKGFHSNDARGVVLKKDPADPLVRTSGGEFGIRMEPISGWQSTFSLWQLDMDSELLFTGDNATTEASRPSTRKGIEWANYYSFRSWLMIDADFATSKARFRDTDPAGNYIPGSIKSTFASGITVKDLDGYFGSIRVRYFGPRSLIEDNSEHSAASTTVNLQIGKNFGEDWSMVFEVFNLLNARVSDIDYYYASRLKNEPVGPSDGGYNDIHTHPAIPRSFRISVRSSF, from the coding sequence ATGAAAAGACCCATATTCCGATATCTCGGAATGCTAATCGTCGCATATTCGCTAAGCGAAATACGATCTCCCTTGTTAGCTCAGGACCCGTACGAGCAGGAAGACAAGAACAAGAAAACGGATACCGAGAAGCAAAAACAGGAATTTACAAAGAAGTTATCCGAATACAAACCGGATGCGATCATTATCCGAGACAGAAGATCCAATCTGATCGGACTCGCCTCTTCAGCTAGCGAAGGAGTCGTTGGTTCGGATCAGATCCGGACGAGACCCATCTTGAGAGCGGGAGAAGTTGCAGAGCTGATCCCAGGAGTGATCGTAACACAGCATAGTGGCGGCGGAAAAGCAAATCAGTTCTTCTTAAGAGGCTTCAATTTGGATCACGGCACCGATCTGGCAACGAGTGTGGACGGGATGCCCGTAAACAATCCAAGCCACGCTCACGGACAAGGATATACGGATCTAAACTTTCTGATACCGGAATTAGTCGAGCAGATGCAGTACAAGAAAGGAGTCTATTATGCCGATCAAGGGGATTTCGCCTCGGCAGGAGCATTCAATATTTCTTATTTTAAAGCCTTAAGCAAAGGGATCGCCAACGTGGAAGGAGGAAGCCTGGGTTACGCCAGAGCCTTATTGGCTAAATCATATAAACTCGGCCCTGGAGATCTATTATATGCGGTGGAATCCTCACATAACGACGGGCCTTGGACCATCCCGGATAATTTCAGAAAGGCAAATGGAGTGATCAGTTACTCTGTGGGAGATAAGAGAAAAGGGATAAGTCTGAGTGGCATGGGTTACAGGGGATCCTGGCATTCCACAGATCAGATCCCAAAGAGAGCCGTAGCAGAAGGAAAAGATCCATTCGATCCGAATTCCGACGGGTTAGGTAGGTTCGATAGCGTGGATAAAACGGACGGAGGATGGTCAAACCGAGCAAGCTTAAATCTGGAAGCACACCATAACGACAAATCCCATGAGGCAAAGATACAGATTTACGGAATATATTACGATTTAAGATTATTCTCAAATAATACCTACTACTTGGACGACCACGAAAGAGGAGATCAACATGAGCAAATGGATCGGCGCACAGTATTAGGAAGCAAATCCAGTTATAAAAGCGTTCATGAGATCTTTGGGCTCAAGATGGAGGACACAGTCGGGCTCCAGATCAGAAGGGATTATATCTTTGATGGACTATTCCATACGCAAAGTCGTGCAAGATTGGAAAAATTAAAAGAGGACAATATCATCCAATTGAGCACGGGAGCATATTATGAAAATAAGATACAATGGGCAAAGAAATTCAGGACTGTCCTTGGGCTCAGAGGAGATAGCTACGATTTCAAAGTGGACGATCTGGAGACATTCATTTCCTCCAGAAGAATTGCATCCATTTATAGTCCCAAAGGAAGTTTCATCTTCGGACCTTGGAATAAGACAGAATTTTATATCAGCGCGGGAAAAGGATTCCATAGCAATGACGCAAGAGGTGTGGTCTTAAAAAAAGATCCCGCAGATCCGCTCGTACGAACAAGCGGGGGCGAATTCGGGATAAGAATGGAACCCATAAGCGGTTGGCAATCCACCTTCTCCTTATGGCAATTGGATATGGATTCTGAATTGTTGTTTACCGGAGACAATGCGACTACCGAAGCGAGTCGCCCTAGTACTCGAAAAGGGATCGAATGGGCGAATTACTATTCGTTTCGCTCTTGGCTGATGATCGATGCCGATTTTGCAACCTCGAAGGCAAGATTTCGAGATACGGATCCGGCCGGAAATTATATCCCAGGTTCGATCAAAAGCACATTTGCATCCGGTATAACAGTAAAGGACCTCGACGGATATTTCGGATCGATCCGAGTCCGATACTTCGGTCCCAGATCCCTGATCGAAGACAACTCGGAGCATTCAGCAGCAAGCACTACAGTCAATCTTCAGATAGGAAAAAACTTCGGAGAGGATTGGAGCATGGTATTTGAAGTATTCAATTTATTGAATGCAAGGGTAAGCGATATAGATTACTATTATGCATCCAGATTGAAGAACGAGCCGGTTGGCCCAAGCGACGGAGGATATAACGATATCCACACTCACCCGGCTATTCCGAGATCGTTTCGGATCTCTGTGCGTTCGAGCTTCTAA